gaagcgcaAGAAGCGCGGCGCGAGGGATCACCACCACGGCCGTGAGGCCCAGCTTGCGTCAAAGCTGAGGAAGCTGAACGATGGCAAGCCCAGCACATCCATGGCGTTTGTACTGTAGCTAGTCGTTCACAACCCAATCGCAGCCCATGGGCCGGTTtcagctgggccggcccaagcacaGAGAATTTCACCGGCATCCTGCACAACGAGATGGCACGGCCGAGATGACTACCGATAGAGTAAAACGTGCTCGGTTAAACACGATTCGCCATTTCGCCCCCACGTCGGCCCGCAGATCGTACGAGGTCTCTCCACGACACACATTTGCATTAGCCACTGCACACAAAACCATATGTGCACAGCAAAAAGATCAACTGGAGGCAATGGGTGGATTTTGCCGACATGTGGGCGTTTATTTTCCTTGGACAAGATCAGTGCTTTCCACGGTAGCAGATCTAGATCCACAGGTATAATGCATTTGCATATGGTCACAACAATGTCAGGTCTTTATGAAACACGCGCCTCTGCAAGACTGCAACATACAGCCTTCACAAACGTACAACCTGCGTTTAATTTCGGCCTTAAGCCACAGAATGTTAACGATTCTATCTACCAACTGTAACTGCATATAGCCACATTCATGACTGATAAGATAATTTCAGATAAAAGTAGTAGATGAAATTTGAGCTATTTAATCATGTATTAAGTTAAAAAAGTTGAAATATCTTATAGTATATGAAATGGAAGTAGTATAGGAGTCCGCATAACATTGTGATAGGAATAGACAAAGGTAAAATTGCTCAAGACTTCAAACCTACTCCCAAAATAAGCAAACGTAAAATAAGATGGAAAATAACCTAGTATAAAGAATCTGGATATGGCTATATCTTATCATATTTTAGGTTTctttattttggaaaaaaaaagttttgggcTCATTTGAATTGCAggaacgaaaaaaaataaagcaatagaaaaaacatatggTTCTGACAgaaatgcaagtgtaaaactataattataaaatacaaaaaaaaacatatgaataaCTATTAAAATTACATAAATTTGAGAAGAGATAAAGACTTAAAGGAAACTTCCCATAAGATTCTACCtcttaaatttcctccaaaacttacaTGAAATGAGACATTTTATAGAATTTCTTAGAATTTAATGTTTTGATTCGGAGGGCTATATAAGAAAAAAGTCTTATAGGAATAAattctctaaaatttctatgattttCCTTTAAATCAAAGGGGTCTAAATGTCCCATTCTATTTTAACATGGGATGGAGGGACTAAGGGTCCCTTTGAATCGCATGAAtggaaaaacggaggaatagaaaaaacgtaggattttgacaggaatgcaagtgtaaaacagaggattgaaaaatacaggaaaaacacagaaataaccgtttgattggaccacaagaaaaacgcaggaatcggatgagagagatagactcaaaggaatttttccaagaggttggacctcttgttaactttcctccaaaatctctataggattagtCATTCTATAGGAACTTTTAAGGATAGTATTGGATCCAATCCTTTATTTCAAAGgctttcataggaatttttttaataggattaaaatccttcAAATTTCCTACACTTTCCTAccaatcaaaggggccctaaagtTCAAAAGTCTATGAATCGCATATGAACTGACACCGAAATGCACTACTCGCAAAGAAGTGCATTTGTGTGTCATCTTTTCAGTACTGTACAGTGTACACATTGCATGTCTAGTGACCAGTGACACGGGTGTGACAGGGAAGGGGGGCCTGATTGTCTGGATCTTGGTGTCCTCTCTCTGACACTCCGATATTCATCTTCAATTAAATTTAGGTCTCTCACCAAAATTTTAGTCTCTGAgaggactaaagtttagtccctcccACCCAAACATCACCTTAAATCGTGTAACTAAAGATTAAGGGACTATTTAGTTTACGAACAAAAACTTTTGGCGTGTCATATTggatatacgaacacacatttaaagtattaaacatggattaataacaaaacaaattgcaGATTCCGTCttaaaattgcgagacgaatttattaagcctaattaatccgtcattagtaaatatttactgtagtaccacattgtcaaatcatggcgtaattaggcttaaaagattcgtctcgcaatttacacgcaatttgtgtaattggttttttttaatctatatttaatatcctatatatatgtccaaatatttaaCGTGACGGAGTGAAAAACTTTTTGTTTCgaaactaaggctgtgtttagttggatccaaagtttggattttgattgaaattggagatgatgtgactgaaaagttttgtgtgtatgacagattgatgtgatggaaaaggacggaagtttggatctaaacacagtctAAACAGGCTCTAAAGAACGTGACGTGCAGACGAGAGGAACACACTCCCATGCCGGATCTCTGCCACTGTCCTCTGCAATCTAGGAGGAGTAACTTTTGATGACAAGACGACGTGCCTGCAAAGGTGTCACGTCCTGAGCTCTTTGCAGAGTCAGGATATGCCTTCCTTGCCTCATCAGGTTTCCGTGCTCAAACTTCCAAAGCTGCCCACTTTGAAGTTTGAAAAAGAAGCAAGAAACAGAGAAAAGAACAGCATGCAAAGAATGGCCGTGTGCCTTTTTTTCCTGCATTGTGGACGGAAGAACAGGTCGCAATTTTCTGCCTCGTTTGTTCAGTACCAAGAACACAGATATATGTGCAGTTATTCAGTTGATTCTGACGGTAGGTGGGAATAGAAATTGTACTACCTGAAAcctgatcgttcgtcttattttattttttttaaaaaaatataaagaataagtcacgcatcatattttataatctaataacaataaaaatactaattataaaaaaaaattaaataagacggatgatcaaagttAGGTAGAGaacttatggctgcacttattttgggacagaggggaGTAGTACGATTTGGTTTTGCAGAACTTTTTGTAGTAGTACTAAAACACAGAAGTCAGAAACAGGCAACATTCTGTTTCTGTTGAACGGGTTTCGCTTGATTGGACATGATGGCAGAAAAGATGATGGAGCACTCAAGAGAGAAGCTGCATTCTGCTGCAATTGAAGAGAAGAATGGCATCATAATTACGAATAATATACTATTCTCATCGATCAGGTTTCAGTTCTGATCACAGCTTAATCAGTGACTTGCACATTATGATCAAGGGAGTATTCGCCGCTTCCCCATTTTATGTGCCCCGGCCTTTCTCCTCCGGCTAGTTCGATCTCAATCCCCTCTTTCTCCATCCAAAGATCTCTCTTCCTTCGCATCTATTTTCCTGAAAAGAATGAAttcaaaatgttactatttGTTTCCTGCACCATTCAAACATTCAATATTACAGAACAAGGTtcaagttctcaaaaaaaaaaaaaaaacaaggttcaagttctgaacttctgatgcATTATAACAGTTCCACATGGCGCAAAGGTAAATGACAAGCATCCAAGCATGTAATTGAAACAATGAATAAAGTTACTAAATAATGAGTTATGATCCATAATCTCAGTTACATTGTTCAGAGTGAATTTATCCATTCAACGGACGAAGACTAATGGGCAGCAGTACTCTATACGACGATACAAAGACCTAACAATTTCTCAAGACAGGACTGATTGTGTATATAGAGGTTCTGACCATTCTTATACTACCAGAGAGAAGTATTTAGGTTGTGCTTGCAAAAAAGGACTCTGAAGATGACCACACAACTGAATGTACTATAAGAATCTCCTAGAAAAAAGAATGTACTACAAGGCATACATGTTCCGTTGTCTAAATGAATATATCTTCAGCCAACAATGGAAAAGTGATTACGATAGCTCActaagaaataaaagaaatggATCACAGCAAGGGTTGCAATTAAACCACAGGATGAAGGTACATTGTTTGATAGGTCACCATTATGATGGCCTCAATGTCACTTGAACAACTTCTACAAGCATGAGTGCATCAAGCTAGAAAGAAAGTATGATCAGCAAAACACCTAAATGGCATACTGATCATATGTGTAGTAAACACTTATGTAAAGCACACATGTCAGTGTTCCCCCCAAAGCAACTAAACAACTAACCATGCAAGTAAAGGAACAATGAAGGCAATCTTGCCGAACAAAGGATTTAAACACACCACCAACCGCTCAGTCCATGACAATGAAAACAATATGCTTTCCCTAAGCTACAGATCATGGCCAATGTGGACCACAATTGGGTACACCTGCGACAACTAGTACGCGATAAACAGGTAAAGTTAGCAGAAGTTACAGTGCTAGGCAGTTGTAAGCATATTGCAAGTGCACACCTCCTGAATTACTACACCCTTTTCAGTACCAAAACTGGCCATTGTGTGGAGATTATCTAACTTTTACTGTTCACACCATTGTCCTTTCCATTCTCCCGGCCTAGCAAAGACATTCCACCCCCACATTCAGTTATGAAATTAACAGTAGAGCATGTTCTGCTATGTTCTACACTTCCTATTCTAAATGACATGAGACACAGGGTGAATTGCAACTAGGTGCTGTTCTGTACTCCCCCGTCCCAATACGTAAGGGATTTACCcggcaaaaaaatatataagggattttgagtggatttgacacatcctagtattaTGAATATGAACAGAGAGCACGTCCaaatttgtagtactaggatatgtcacgtccatccaaaatctcttatattttgggacgaagggagtacgaGGCATTAGCAGTTGCACGGAAGTGGCAAGCAAGGGCCAACCACTGCAGATCCTGAACTCCTAGAAGAAAGATGGGGCCGTACGCGTGCCAAATTAACAACCAAAGCACACACATATACCAAGATGCATGAGATTAATGTGGACATTGATTAGTACTGTCATCAGATATCGCAATCTTGGACCTCGATAGAAAAAAGGGTCAAGAAAAACGCCTCTTGTTTTTGTCATAGGACGTACTACTAATTAACCAACAGCATCAGATCCCTAGAGCAGACTTACACAGAAGCAATGACAAAACAGCAATGGTCCCTGTCATCCCAACATCAGATTAATTGCTTTTCGGACTAACACACATCAGATCAGTTTATTTATTATCAAATAATTAAACAAGATTAGGAAATCTCAACACTTTGACAAGAAAAATATCCCCACCGCAAACAGCACATCAACACATTACTCTCAAGGAGACGAGACGAAAATGCGTTGAGACTTGAAACAGTACAGAACATCACTGTCATTTTCCCTTGTAAGACTCAATGTCACTAAAAAACAATCGACTCCACCCGAATAAATCACTTGCTAGAATTTTGTAACCCGGATAATCAAGAACTAGTTGCTCAAAGGTAGCATGTGCTACGGTGCATCTTTTATTACGCTACTGTAAGTTTATACCAACAGGTTCATGCTTTTTAATCAATAACAGTGATTAAACAGTGGCATTGCGAATCCGAATTGCGAAACAGTATTAGCACTGGTATGAAAAAGAATGGCTGAGGGAGAAGAATTGAGCCCtaacctcctcctccgctcccgcgTTCCTGGCAGCTCATCGACCTCCCGACCTTGCCGGCGGCGCGTTCTTGGTGGCGGCTATCGTTGGCCACCTTCGCCGAGTGAACCCTGAATCCGGCGCCAGCCCTGCCGGCGTCGGGGACCACATCGTCGGGCGCCGTCTCGACATACTTGGCGGCGCCCATCTCCATCTGCGCGATGCGCACGGCGCCGAAGAGCCTCTCGGGGAGCTCCTCCTCGGACTGGGACTCGACGAGGAACCCCATGTCGATGGTGACGGAGGTGACCGCGCCGAGCGCGAGGTGGAGGATGGCGCTGGCGATGGCGGAGCTGCCGATGTCGACGTCGATCTCGAGGTAGCCGTCCCCGCCGTGGTAGCGGCAGGTGAGCGCGCGGCCGAGGAGGCAGGCGGCGTAGTTGCCGACGGTGGCGCGCACCAGCCACGGGCCCTTCACGATCCGGTTCACGATCTTGAACCGCGCGTTCCGGTACGCGTCGTCGCCGTGGACGAACCGCCCCAGCAGCGACTCCGCCGggatcgccgcctccgccgcgaagTAGAACACCGCGCTGTACGCGTCCGGCCGCCCCGGCACCTGCACACGAACCGAACCAAGAGATTGATTGTCACAAACAATTCGATCGGCGTCGACGCGCAGATGCGATcgatcgggggggggggggggggggggaacggACCTGGAGAttgacggcgaggaggaagtgGGCGGAGGGGTCCTTGcggaggcgggcgcggcggaaggcggcggcgacggggatgTCGTCGCGGGCGAGGACGTGGTCGAGGCGGGAGTGGCTCCTTAACCAGTCGACGCCGGCGGGGCGGAGGAGCCactcggcggcggagggcgcctTCCCGCGcctcccacccccaccaccgccaccgccgccgccgccgccgccggaaaaGTACCCCCTCGCGCGCAGGTGGAACAAATCCCCCGGCGGCGAGGCCCACCCATTGGCGCCCCTCTCCAGGTCCACCTGCCTCAGCGATGCGCCCGacaccgcctcctccctccacccctgctgctgctgctcctccgccTGCTCCCTCCTGGGGctcatcgccgccggcgaggggagagacaataaaagaaaaaacaaaaaagaaaaaaaaaggaagggatTTTTGgttgggggaggagaggaggtgggt
The Oryza sativa Japonica Group chromosome 6, ASM3414082v1 DNA segment above includes these coding regions:
- the LOC4341951 gene encoding protein ENHANCED DISEASE RESISTANCE 2; this translates as MSPRREQAEEQQQQGWREEAVSGASLRQVDLERGANGWASPPGDLFHLRARGYFSGGGGGGGGGGGGGRRGKAPSAAEWLLRPAGVDWLRSHSRLDHVLARDDIPVAAAFRRARLRKDPSAHFLLAVNLQVPGRPDAYSAVFYFAAEAAIPAESLLGRFVHGDDAYRNARFKIVNRIVKGPWLVRATVGNYAACLLGRALTCRYHGGDGYLEIDVDIGSSAIASAILHLALGAVTSVTIDMGFLVESQSEEELPERLFGAVRIAQMEMGAAKYVETAPDDVVPDAGRAGAGFRVHSAKVANDSRHQERAAGKVGRSMSCQERGSGGGGK